In one window of Carassius auratus strain Wakin unplaced genomic scaffold, ASM336829v1 scaf_tig00214234, whole genome shotgun sequence DNA:
- the LOC113091579 gene encoding CD276 antigen homolog produces the protein MDLWETGNLRRWWLFYFLPLCLLTSEVSLQETVEGFIGGSAVLPCSTEEPLNPNQNITVRWIHRDDNVYIIINGQVSVERQDPEYKNRVESFPEEYLRGNFSIKLNNLQHNDTGLYNCYIIMKESVLKGVELFTRERSERQLPSKATEPRPEMTVMIISALFIGIISSLNNCVTGVSS, from the exons ATGGTGGTTATTTTATTTCCTGCCTCTGTGTCTTTTAACAAGTGAAG tgtctctgcaggagaCTGTTGAGGGTTTTATTGGAGGTTCTGCTGTTTTACCTTGTTCTACTGAAGAACCTCTGAATCCAAATCAAAACATCACAGTGCGCTGGATACACAGAGACGACAATGTGTATATCATTATTAATGGTCAAGTCTCTGTGGAAAGACAGGATCCAGAGTACAAGAACAGAGTTGAAAGCTTTCCTGAGGAGTATCTGAGAGGAAACTTCTCCATCAAACTCAACAACCTTCAACACAATGATACAGGACTATACAATTGCTACATCATCATGAAGGAATCAGTACTCAAGGGTGTTGAACTTTTCACTCGAG AGAGATCAGAAAGACAACTCCCCAGTAAAGCCACAGAACCAAGACCAGAGATGACTGTTATGATCATTTCTGCTCTGTTTATTGGTATTATATCTTCATTGAAT AACTGTGTCACAGGGGTTTCTTCATAA